One genomic segment of Gimesia chilikensis includes these proteins:
- a CDS encoding GNAT family N-acetyltransferase, producing the protein MKIRPYQPTDLDTLKAITVEAFQGVSIDQGIEQKYGLIQGHDWKWRKAGHVAADADREPTGIFVAELDDKIVGYISTWHDLEAGIGYIPNMAFVPECRGQGMGRKLLEYALAHFRELGLSLAKIETLEQNAVGNHLYTSLGFQEVARQIHFVAPLNSSDSQSSA; encoded by the coding sequence ATGAAAATCCGTCCCTATCAGCCCACCGATCTGGACACACTGAAAGCAATCACCGTCGAAGCCTTTCAGGGAGTCTCCATTGATCAGGGAATCGAACAGAAATACGGTTTGATTCAGGGACACGACTGGAAATGGCGCAAAGCCGGACACGTGGCAGCGGACGCCGATCGGGAGCCCACAGGGATATTTGTCGCCGAGCTTGATGATAAAATCGTTGGCTACATTTCCACCTGGCATGATCTGGAAGCCGGCATCGGCTACATTCCCAACATGGCGTTTGTCCCGGAGTGCCGCGGGCAGGGGATGGGACGCAAGCTCCTTGAATACGCCCTGGCACACTTTCGAGAGCTGGGGCTCTCCCTCGCAAAAATTGAAACACTGGAACAGAACGCCGTAGGCAATCATCTCTATACTTCACTCGGTTTTCAGGAGGTCGCCAGGCAGATTCACTTTGTGGCTCCGCTCAATTCTTCTGATTCCCAGTCATCAGCCTGA
- a CDS encoding vWA domain-containing protein, translating to MFAFAYPWIFALLPVPWLVRYFLPARESTGVAVRVPFGERLTAVMRNQAPVAAAVRQSRQLLLPALIWGLVLCGLARPQWIEPPVVKEEPTRDLLLLVDLSSSMDQKDFVNPAGKAITRLEAVKEVLGDFLVRRKGDRVGLVVFGSAPYLQAPFSTDLSLVRTLLDECQVGMAGPQTAFGDAIGLGVNLFQESKVPAKTIIALTDGNDTKSQVPPVEAARIAAQREIRIHTVAIGDPTTAGEDKLDAETLKEVARVAHGSYFFAGDRKQLEQIYQQLDRIETREVKTISHRPRRDLYHYFLLVALFLSLLEKVLVVWRARREPSLKQTSAEVRVNPTSGQLEVVS from the coding sequence ATGTTTGCCTTTGCTTATCCCTGGATCTTCGCTCTCTTGCCGGTACCCTGGCTGGTGAGATATTTTCTCCCGGCCCGGGAATCGACTGGGGTCGCGGTGCGGGTTCCCTTTGGTGAGCGACTGACGGCCGTGATGCGGAACCAGGCGCCCGTGGCTGCCGCCGTCAGGCAGTCCCGTCAACTGCTGTTGCCAGCGCTGATTTGGGGGCTGGTACTGTGTGGGCTGGCGCGTCCACAATGGATCGAGCCGCCTGTCGTCAAAGAAGAGCCGACCCGTGATCTGCTGCTGCTGGTCGATCTGTCGAGCTCGATGGACCAGAAGGATTTTGTGAATCCGGCCGGTAAGGCGATCACGCGGCTGGAAGCGGTGAAAGAGGTGCTGGGTGATTTTCTGGTCCGCCGGAAGGGGGATCGGGTGGGGCTGGTGGTGTTTGGCTCCGCCCCTTATCTGCAGGCGCCTTTTTCGACTGATCTTTCGCTGGTGCGAACTCTGCTCGATGAATGCCAGGTGGGGATGGCCGGGCCGCAGACTGCCTTTGGTGATGCGATCGGTCTGGGGGTGAACCTGTTTCAGGAGAGCAAGGTTCCCGCCAAGACCATCATTGCGCTGACGGATGGAAACGATACCAAAAGCCAGGTTCCGCCTGTCGAGGCTGCGCGGATTGCTGCCCAGCGGGAGATCCGGATTCATACCGTGGCGATAGGGGATCCGACGACCGCCGGTGAAGACAAGCTGGACGCTGAGACATTGAAAGAGGTGGCCCGGGTGGCCCACGGATCTTATTTCTTTGCCGGCGACCGGAAGCAGCTGGAGCAGATTTACCAGCAACTGGACCGGATTGAAACGCGAGAAGTGAAGACGATCAGCCATCGACCGCGACGGGATCTGTATCATTATTTTCTGCTGGTGGCGCTGTTCCTGTCGCTGCTGGAGAAGGTGCTGGTGGTCTGGCGGGCCCGCAGGGAACCCTCTTTGAAACAGACGTCGGCGGAAGTGCGGGTGAACCCGACCAGTGGTCAACTGGAGGTGGTGTCATGA
- a CDS encoding VWA domain-containing protein produces the protein MMEAFSQLHFIRPGYLWLLPLVGGLWWLWRRHTTPLRGWREQIAPELLQAMTVRNTTHRDYSALILLVGWLLAVIAIAGPTWKQEPNPFAADAAPLMILLKADKSMDQPDPLPSAIERARLKVDDLIRIRQGQPVGLIAYAGSAHLVLPPTRDTSIVAEMAAQISSGIMPEPGDRLELALEKADEILKGGDAGGTVLVIADSVTDDAASLVKAGLKKGAFPIQFLALRNDPSLQRAAEAVQASLVELTPDDADVTAIAKAAERKSVVGVAGEDQRWEEMGYWLVPFLAVIVAAGFRREKQFNGREVQ, from the coding sequence ATGATGGAGGCCTTCAGCCAGTTGCATTTCATTCGACCGGGCTACTTGTGGCTGCTGCCGCTGGTTGGTGGACTGTGGTGGCTCTGGCGTCGGCATACAACGCCGCTGCGAGGCTGGCGCGAACAGATCGCTCCTGAACTGCTGCAGGCGATGACCGTGCGGAATACGACACATCGGGACTATTCGGCCCTGATCTTGCTCGTCGGCTGGCTGCTGGCGGTGATTGCGATTGCGGGGCCCACCTGGAAACAGGAACCGAATCCGTTTGCCGCCGATGCGGCGCCGTTGATGATTCTACTCAAAGCGGACAAGAGTATGGATCAGCCGGATCCGCTGCCGTCAGCAATTGAGCGAGCCCGATTGAAAGTGGACGACCTGATTCGAATCCGTCAGGGACAACCGGTGGGGCTGATTGCATACGCGGGGTCGGCGCATCTGGTGCTGCCTCCCACACGGGATACGTCGATTGTGGCCGAGATGGCGGCCCAGATCAGTTCGGGTATCATGCCTGAGCCCGGAGACCGACTCGAGCTGGCATTGGAGAAAGCGGATGAGATCCTGAAGGGGGGCGATGCGGGCGGAACGGTGCTGGTGATAGCAGACAGCGTGACAGACGATGCCGCCTCGCTGGTCAAAGCGGGACTGAAAAAAGGTGCGTTTCCGATTCAGTTTCTGGCACTGCGGAATGATCCTTCTTTGCAACGGGCGGCGGAGGCAGTACAGGCCTCACTGGTGGAATTGACGCCGGACGATGCTGATGTGACCGCGATCGCGAAAGCGGCTGAGCGGAAGTCGGTGGTCGGGGTGGCTGGTGAAGATCAGCGCTGGGAGGAAATGGGATATTGGCTGGTGCCTTTCCTGGCGGTGATTGTGGCAGCCGGGTTCCGTCGCGAGAAACAGTTCAACGGCAGGGAGGTGCAATGA
- the rfbD gene encoding dTDP-4-dehydrorhamnose reductase, with protein sequence MKITVIGSRGQLGQDLTARLAGEGHQVSGLTHQQISIEDASSIADALAQTAPELVINTAAYNKVDLAESEPEVAYAVNALGPRNLALYCQQHQIALMQISSDYVFGLDLSREQAYREQDAPGPVSAYGLSKLAGEYFVRALCPQHYVIRTCGLYGKAGKTGNGNFVETMLRLGQERDSLSIINDQHCTPTSTRDLSEALARLIATEQYGLYHVTNRGQTTWYELARTLFEIAGIEVETQPITTEQYNAAADRPRFSVLDCSHLEQVTRFEIPDWQTALENYIRS encoded by the coding sequence ATGAAAATTACAGTCATTGGTTCTCGGGGACAGCTGGGACAGGACCTCACTGCCCGTCTGGCGGGAGAAGGTCACCAGGTCTCCGGTTTGACTCATCAGCAGATTTCGATTGAAGATGCATCCAGTATCGCTGATGCCCTTGCGCAGACGGCTCCCGAACTGGTGATCAACACCGCCGCCTATAACAAAGTGGATCTCGCGGAATCGGAACCGGAAGTCGCTTACGCAGTCAATGCTCTCGGCCCCCGGAACCTGGCCCTCTACTGTCAGCAGCACCAGATCGCACTGATGCAGATCAGTTCTGACTATGTCTTCGGTCTGGATCTGTCGCGGGAGCAGGCTTACCGGGAACAGGATGCCCCCGGCCCCGTCAGTGCCTACGGTCTGAGTAAACTGGCAGGAGAGTATTTTGTCCGTGCACTCTGCCCTCAGCACTATGTGATTCGCACCTGTGGCCTGTATGGGAAAGCAGGCAAAACCGGAAATGGCAACTTTGTCGAAACCATGCTCAGGCTGGGACAGGAACGCGATTCCCTCTCGATCATTAACGATCAGCACTGCACACCCACCAGCACGCGCGATCTGTCCGAAGCACTCGCCCGACTGATCGCGACTGAGCAGTACGGCTTATATCACGTGACCAACCGCGGACAGACGACCTGGTATGAACTGGCACGGACCCTGTTCGAGATCGCTGGGATCGAAGTCGAAACACAGCCTATTACCACCGAACAATATAACGCCGCAGCCGACCGCCCCCGATTTAGTGTCCTTGACTGCTCACACCTCGAGCAGGTGACCCGCTTCGAAATTCCGGATTGGCAGACTGCGCTGGAGAATTACATTCGGTCTTAA
- a CDS encoding BatD family protein, translating into MRVFIWLMPLLMSLLSRGLVAAEVEPASIQIKEQTWWVGQQVPFTVQLRAPGSFSGAAMFSLPEIPRVVIIKTGSPVVSSEEIEGKTWFVQTHEFALFSQQSGTVTIPEFTVRFSHKDGFTGPVHDQSVQVPAAQVKIERPPGSSAQDFLVTTDLFKLKERWDPQPGSAAQGAVFQRTISQEADQVTGMALAPPPEAVPAGVRLYLGQPTVSDKTERGAFIGTRVDTLTYQLQEAGTWTLPAIRYQWWDPEKKAFGSQTLPAVTFEVKGSAVPVTDAPGEASPKSIYIGLAVLGTCFVVMYWQRRQIGNGLRWIGQHWNSPEHVAARKLLAGCRANDPHATQRAWQIWLNCRGVDSSISPELKAAVQELQSTLYGVHQSSDWQGARLAAAFRADQRSHKKSGPKKQSALPALNPR; encoded by the coding sequence ATGAGAGTTTTCATTTGGCTGATGCCGTTACTGATGAGCCTGCTGTCGCGGGGACTGGTGGCTGCGGAAGTGGAACCGGCATCAATCCAGATCAAGGAGCAAACCTGGTGGGTGGGGCAGCAGGTTCCCTTTACGGTGCAGCTGCGGGCACCGGGTTCGTTTTCCGGGGCGGCGATGTTTTCCCTGCCTGAGATTCCGCGGGTGGTGATTATTAAGACGGGCAGTCCGGTAGTGTCTTCCGAAGAGATCGAGGGCAAAACCTGGTTCGTGCAGACGCATGAATTCGCTTTGTTTTCGCAACAGAGTGGAACGGTGACGATTCCGGAGTTCACGGTGCGGTTCAGTCATAAAGATGGTTTTACCGGACCGGTACACGATCAGAGTGTGCAGGTGCCCGCGGCCCAGGTGAAAATCGAGCGACCGCCGGGCAGTTCTGCCCAGGACTTTCTGGTTACCACCGACTTATTCAAACTTAAGGAACGCTGGGATCCCCAGCCGGGGAGTGCCGCGCAAGGAGCCGTGTTTCAGCGGACGATTAGCCAGGAAGCGGACCAGGTGACCGGGATGGCACTGGCACCTCCTCCCGAAGCGGTGCCTGCGGGTGTGCGGCTCTACCTGGGGCAGCCGACGGTGAGTGACAAGACGGAGCGTGGTGCTTTCATCGGAACGCGCGTTGATACCTTGACCTATCAGTTGCAGGAAGCGGGGACATGGACCTTGCCGGCGATTCGCTACCAGTGGTGGGACCCGGAGAAGAAAGCCTTCGGCTCTCAGACGCTGCCGGCGGTGACGTTTGAAGTGAAAGGGTCGGCCGTTCCTGTCACTGATGCTCCTGGAGAGGCTTCCCCGAAATCGATTTATATCGGGTTGGCAGTTCTCGGCACTTGCTTCGTTGTTATGTACTGGCAACGAAGACAGATTGGGAACGGCCTGCGCTGGATCGGACAACACTGGAATTCACCGGAACACGTGGCTGCGCGAAAGCTGCTGGCCGGTTGCCGGGCCAATGATCCTCATGCAACTCAAAGAGCCTGGCAGATCTGGTTGAACTGCCGGGGCGTGGATTCTTCAATCAGCCCGGAACTCAAAGCGGCGGTGCAGGAACTTCAGAGCACGTTGTATGGTGTGCATCAGTCGTCAGACTGGCAGGGAGCGAGGCTGGCGGCCGCTTTTCGTGCGGATCAGAGATCGCACAAAAAGTCTGGACCGAAGAAACAGAGTGCATTGCCGGCGCTAAACCCAAGGTGA
- a CDS encoding AAA family ATPase, translating into MNPRESILQISTAMNAAILGQEAVVERLLIALLADGHVLLEGLPGTAKTRSIKTLSSLIESQFSRVQFTPDLLPSDVTGSEIYREQNATFEFQQGPVFGNLVLADEINRAPAKVQSSLLEAMEERQVTVAGKTHRLPNLFLVLATQNPIEQEGTYPLPEAQMDRFLLYVNVDYPIGENELAIMRLVRQEKAAAVKKLPVPISQDVIFEARKQVFEIHVAEAAEQYIVDLVLATRNPERRKGKLASWIRLGASPRGTIALDAAARAHAWLNNQDFVSPDNIRAVASACLAHRVHLSYEAEAEGVSRTDVIEELLKTVVAV; encoded by the coding sequence ATGAATCCGCGTGAATCGATTCTGCAAATCTCAACAGCGATGAATGCTGCTATTCTGGGACAAGAGGCTGTGGTGGAACGGCTGCTGATTGCCCTTCTGGCGGATGGCCATGTGTTGCTGGAAGGCTTACCTGGCACTGCGAAAACGCGATCGATCAAAACGTTGTCGAGTCTCATCGAAAGCCAGTTCAGTCGTGTGCAGTTTACACCCGACCTGCTGCCTTCCGATGTGACGGGCTCGGAAATCTATCGCGAACAAAACGCGACGTTCGAGTTTCAGCAGGGGCCTGTGTTCGGGAACCTGGTCCTGGCGGATGAGATCAATCGTGCCCCGGCGAAGGTGCAGTCTTCACTCCTGGAAGCGATGGAAGAACGCCAGGTTACCGTGGCGGGCAAGACACATCGACTGCCGAACCTGTTTCTGGTACTGGCGACCCAGAACCCGATTGAACAGGAAGGAACTTACCCGTTGCCCGAAGCACAGATGGACCGGTTCCTGCTCTACGTGAATGTGGATTATCCCATCGGTGAGAATGAGCTGGCCATCATGCGGCTGGTGCGGCAGGAAAAAGCGGCTGCGGTAAAAAAGTTACCGGTTCCCATTTCGCAGGACGTAATTTTCGAGGCGCGGAAGCAGGTATTTGAAATCCACGTGGCGGAAGCTGCAGAACAATACATCGTCGATCTGGTGTTGGCCACGCGGAATCCTGAGCGACGGAAGGGGAAACTGGCCAGCTGGATTCGCCTGGGGGCCAGTCCGCGGGGAACGATCGCTCTGGATGCCGCCGCGCGGGCACATGCCTGGCTGAACAACCAGGACTTTGTCTCGCCGGACAACATTCGTGCGGTAGCTTCGGCGTGCCTGGCACATCGCGTGCATCTGAGCTACGAAGCGGAGGCAGAGGGGGTCTCACGGACTGATGTGATTGAAGAACTTCTGAAAACGGTCGTTGCCGTCTGA
- a CDS encoding tetratricopeptide repeat protein → MRVSLVLIVALSWTGWWLTPDQRGQRLFRDKQYQQAAEIFTDPEWQGAAWYRAGEFEQAAQAFARGSSPEARFNAGNAWMLLGKYEQAIAEYERALKLRPGWKAAEENRALAEARAKLRETKGGDLGDQQEGADEVVFDLNKERGGQDTEIAGEQAASDSTVQSIWLRRVQTNPADFLRSKFAYQSALQQEGTPE, encoded by the coding sequence ATGAGAGTGTCCCTGGTGTTGATCGTTGCCTTATCGTGGACGGGCTGGTGGCTGACGCCGGACCAGCGGGGGCAGCGCCTGTTTCGAGACAAACAATATCAGCAGGCGGCCGAAATCTTTACCGATCCCGAGTGGCAGGGGGCGGCCTGGTACCGGGCAGGAGAGTTCGAACAAGCGGCGCAGGCCTTTGCACGGGGTTCGAGTCCCGAGGCGCGGTTTAATGCGGGAAACGCCTGGATGCTGCTGGGAAAATATGAGCAGGCGATTGCGGAATATGAGCGGGCGTTGAAGCTGCGTCCCGGCTGGAAAGCAGCGGAGGAGAATCGTGCGTTGGCAGAAGCCCGGGCGAAACTGAGGGAAACCAAAGGGGGCGACCTCGGCGATCAGCAGGAAGGCGCCGACGAAGTGGTGTTCGACCTCAATAAAGAACGCGGGGGACAGGATACAGAAATTGCCGGGGAACAGGCTGCATCGGACTCCACAGTCCAGTCGATCTGGTTGCGGCGGGTGCAGACGAACCCGGCTGACTTTCTCCGCTCCAAATTTGCATATCAGTCTGCACTGCAGCAGGAAGGAACGCCGGAATGA
- a CDS encoding Uma2 family endonuclease → MSDTATYTAEQFLDARIELPDSGRWTELDQGQIINLDAPDIEHGTIVLNISKALSRYLHERREGSATFELGLVVKRDPDTVRFPAVSIYNSGGQFDETDKAMTERRPDAIIEIASTNPRRSGMKAHVDDYVNWGVPLIWVIDPPEKEVLEYRTASGSEVIDINGKITGGDSLPDFAMSVRDLFAEPDWW, encoded by the coding sequence ATGTCCGACACAGCGACTTATACCGCTGAACAATTTCTGGATGCCCGAATTGAGCTCCCCGACTCTGGACGCTGGACCGAGCTGGATCAGGGGCAGATCATTAATCTGGATGCCCCTGACATCGAGCACGGTACGATCGTGCTCAATATCTCGAAGGCACTCTCCCGCTACCTGCATGAGCGGCGGGAAGGGTCTGCGACTTTCGAACTGGGACTGGTCGTCAAACGCGATCCTGATACGGTGCGGTTTCCTGCGGTGAGCATTTATAACAGTGGTGGTCAATTTGATGAGACAGACAAGGCGATGACGGAGCGTCGACCGGATGCCATTATAGAAATTGCCTCGACCAACCCGCGCCGCTCGGGGATGAAAGCGCATGTCGATGACTATGTCAACTGGGGGGTGCCTCTGATCTGGGTCATCGATCCCCCGGAAAAGGAAGTGCTGGAATATCGGACTGCGAGCGGCAGTGAAGTGATTGACATCAATGGCAAAATCACGGGGGGAGACTCTTTACCGGACTTCGCGATGAGCGTGCGAGACTTGTTTGCCGAACCGGATTGGTGGTAA
- a CDS encoding arylsulfatase produces the protein MKSLCRWGSMALLICATLVTQTFAQQNSSSSKKPNILVIFGDDIGQTNVSAYTMGLVGYRTPNIDRIAREGVIFTDYYAEQSCTAGRSTFITGQCSYRTGLSKVGLPGADLGLQAEDPTLAELLKPLGYATGQFGKNHLGDKDEFLPTNHGFDEFLGNLYHLNAEEEPENRNYPRDPEFRKKFGPRGVIKSSADGKIEDTGPLTKKRMETVDEETSSAAIDFIERQAKAEKPFFCWWNSTRMHFRTHVKDEHRDQPGLTARTEYADGMIEHDNQVGSLLKKLDELGIADNTIVIYTTDNGPHKNSWPDAGLSPFRNEKNSNWEGAFRVPCMMRWPGKIKAGAVSNEIVSGMDWLPTLMAAAGDSNIKEELLKGHRAGNKTYKVHLDGYNILPYLTGKEKKSPRRSFFYFNDDSQLVGLRFENWKLVFLEQRARGTLQVWAEPFTPLRLPLMFDLRADPYEQANITSNTYYDWLLEHAFLLVPAQQYAGNFLETFKEFPPRQKPASFNLDEVTKKLQEGTGGAQ, from the coding sequence ATGAAGAGTTTATGCCGCTGGGGATCAATGGCTTTATTGATCTGTGCCACGCTGGTGACTCAAACTTTTGCCCAGCAGAACAGTTCATCCAGTAAAAAGCCGAATATCCTGGTTATTTTCGGGGACGACATCGGCCAGACCAATGTTTCCGCCTACACGATGGGGCTGGTGGGTTACCGCACGCCCAACATCGATCGAATCGCCCGCGAAGGGGTGATCTTTACCGACTATTATGCGGAGCAGAGCTGTACTGCAGGACGCTCAACATTCATTACCGGGCAGTGTAGTTACCGGACCGGCCTGTCAAAAGTGGGGCTCCCTGGTGCGGATCTGGGATTACAAGCCGAAGACCCGACCCTGGCAGAACTACTGAAACCGCTGGGTTACGCGACCGGGCAGTTCGGGAAAAACCACCTGGGGGACAAGGATGAATTCCTGCCCACGAATCATGGATTCGATGAATTCCTAGGTAACCTGTATCACCTGAATGCAGAGGAAGAACCCGAAAACCGCAATTATCCGCGCGATCCCGAATTCCGCAAGAAATTTGGTCCGCGGGGTGTGATCAAATCCAGTGCGGACGGCAAAATTGAAGACACTGGCCCCCTGACGAAAAAGCGAATGGAGACAGTGGATGAAGAGACCTCCTCTGCAGCCATTGATTTTATCGAACGCCAGGCCAAAGCAGAAAAGCCCTTCTTCTGCTGGTGGAACTCGACCCGCATGCATTTCCGGACGCATGTCAAGGATGAACACCGCGACCAGCCAGGCCTGACGGCACGCACAGAATATGCAGATGGCATGATCGAGCACGACAACCAGGTTGGAAGCCTGCTGAAGAAGCTGGACGAACTGGGAATTGCCGACAATACGATCGTAATCTACACGACCGACAACGGACCGCATAAAAACTCGTGGCCCGATGCGGGACTGAGCCCCTTCCGGAATGAGAAGAACTCGAACTGGGAAGGTGCTTTCCGGGTGCCCTGCATGATGCGTTGGCCAGGCAAGATCAAAGCGGGCGCTGTTTCCAACGAGATCGTCAGCGGGATGGACTGGCTGCCGACTCTGATGGCAGCTGCCGGTGACAGCAATATCAAAGAGGAACTGCTGAAGGGGCATCGTGCGGGAAACAAAACCTATAAGGTTCACCTGGACGGTTACAACATCCTGCCTTATCTGACAGGTAAAGAGAAGAAGTCGCCGCGCAGATCTTTCTTCTACTTCAATGATGACAGCCAACTGGTGGGCCTGCGGTTTGAGAACTGGAAGCTGGTCTTCCTGGAACAGCGTGCCCGGGGGACACTTCAAGTCTGGGCGGAGCCGTTCACGCCGCTACGTCTGCCGTTAATGTTCGATTTACGGGCTGATCCCTATGAGCAGGCTAATATCACCTCCAACACCTATTATGACTGGTTGCTCGAGCATGCCTTTCTGCTGGTACCCGCGCAGCAATACGCGGGCAACTTCCTGGAAACGTTCAAAGAGTTTCCACCACGTCAGAAACCGGCTTCGTTCAATCTGGATGAAGTGACGAAAAAACTGCAGGAAGGAACTGGCGGGGCTCAATAA
- a CDS encoding DUF4381 domain-containing protein, with amino-acid sequence MKNDATSLDRMHDIVLPDAIPWWPPAPGWYVVLAALGGVALYLVYRSWRHWAANRYRRQALRELEQAQSILEVSELLRRTALMVVPRAEVAAQTGAAWTGWLAAHAPVAMDEQISRQLTVGVYDGSAGEIEGLKQYAASWIRQHRLPELQQRESR; translated from the coding sequence ATGAAAAACGACGCAACCAGCCTGGACCGGATGCACGACATTGTACTGCCGGATGCAATTCCCTGGTGGCCCCCGGCTCCCGGCTGGTACGTGGTGCTGGCGGCACTGGGAGGGGTGGCACTGTATCTGGTTTACCGGAGCTGGCGACACTGGGCGGCGAATCGCTATCGTCGTCAGGCACTGCGGGAACTGGAACAGGCACAGTCGATATTAGAAGTCTCGGAACTGTTAAGACGCACGGCGCTGATGGTGGTTCCTCGCGCGGAAGTGGCAGCGCAGACCGGAGCCGCCTGGACAGGGTGGCTGGCGGCGCACGCACCTGTCGCAATGGACGAGCAGATTTCCCGGCAATTGACGGTGGGCGTTTACGATGGTTCAGCGGGTGAGATTGAGGGACTAAAACAGTACGCCGCCAGCTGGATTCGACAACATCGACTTCCCGAACTGCAGCAGAGGGAATCAAGATAA
- a CDS encoding DUF58 domain-containing protein, with protein sequence MSAAVSITLEELILMKAEARGFSLLPRQPVTSLLAGRHASRLRGRGLTFEELRHYHEGDDVRSIDWRATARLRSPHVRVFSEERERPVLFVVDQRLPMFFGSRRAMKSVVAAELAALGAWRSLEVGDRVGGLVFNESEVVEIRPHRSRTRVLRLFHEIVNMNQRLASEQRAEGSVTLNNALEKALHVATHDYLVVLISDLDGADAETRRLSTLISARNDMLVAAVYDPLGATLSGAPGMLAADRGELWEIPSHAAFTDQFRQAFQDRVDEWQKIFRNLKVPVMPVSTSLPAGPQVLSLLGHRARPS encoded by the coding sequence ATGAGTGCTGCTGTTTCGATTACTCTCGAAGAACTGATTCTGATGAAGGCCGAAGCGCGCGGATTTTCTCTGCTGCCACGGCAGCCGGTCACTTCGTTGCTGGCGGGGCGACATGCTTCGCGTCTGCGGGGGCGGGGGCTGACGTTTGAGGAGCTGCGTCACTATCACGAAGGAGACGACGTACGTTCGATCGACTGGCGGGCGACGGCGCGGCTGCGATCGCCGCACGTGCGGGTCTTCAGTGAAGAACGGGAACGGCCGGTGCTGTTTGTGGTGGATCAGCGGTTACCCATGTTTTTCGGATCGCGGCGGGCGATGAAATCGGTGGTGGCGGCAGAACTGGCGGCCCTGGGAGCATGGCGTTCTCTCGAAGTGGGGGACCGCGTCGGGGGGCTGGTGTTCAACGAAAGCGAAGTCGTGGAGATCCGACCGCACCGCAGTCGGACGCGTGTGCTGCGGCTGTTTCATGAAATCGTCAACATGAACCAGCGGCTGGCTTCCGAGCAGCGTGCAGAAGGGAGTGTCACGTTAAACAATGCCCTGGAGAAGGCCCTGCATGTGGCGACGCATGACTACCTGGTGGTCCTGATCAGTGATCTGGATGGTGCGGATGCGGAAACTCGTCGGCTTTCAACTTTGATTTCCGCCCGCAATGATATGCTGGTGGCCGCCGTTTATGATCCGCTGGGGGCGACGCTGTCCGGGGCACCGGGCATGCTGGCCGCCGATCGGGGGGAGCTGTGGGAAATTCCCAGTCACGCTGCCTTTACAGACCAGTTTCGACAGGCCTTCCAGGACCGTGTTGATGAATGGCAGAAAATCTTTCGTAATCTGAAGGTGCCCGTGATGCCTGTGTCTACGTCACTGCCTGCGGGCCCACAAGTGCTTTCTCTGCTGGGACACAGGGCGCGACCCTCATGA